CCTGAACATCATCCACATCGAGGACGAGCCCTGGGACTCGGGCATGGCCCATTACGCGCTGACGCTCGCCGTCGAGCAGGTCCGCCGCGGCCACCGCGTCGAGTTCTGGGGCCGCGCCGACTCGCCGGTGCTGACCGAGGCGCGGCGCCTCGGCCTCGCGGTGCGCGGCTGGGAGGGCGGGCTCGGCGGCGTCCTGACCTGGGGCTCGCAGCGCCGGGAGGCGGGAGCGTTCGCCCCCCGCGTCATCAACGCCCACACCGGCTCGGCGCACACGACGGCCCTCGTGCTCGCCGCCAAGCGCCCCTGCGCCGTCGTGCGCACCCGCGGCGACGCCCGCCCGCCGAAGGGCGGGGCGCTCGCGCGCTTCGTCGCCGGGCGCACGAGCGCCTTCATCGCGGTCAACCGGGCCCTCGAGAGCGCGTACAAGTCCCTTTTTCCCGGCGCCCGGGTCGCGCGCGTCGCCCAAGGCATCGGCGGCCCGCCCCAGGCGGCGGCGCTGCCGGACGCCCCCGTCGCGGGGATGGTCGCGCGCTTCGACAAGGTCAAGGGCCACGAGATCCTGCTCGACGCGGCCGCCCGGCTGAAGGGCTCCGTCCCCGGCCTGCGCGTGCGCTGCGCCGGCGAGGGCGTCCTGCTCGAGCGCCTGCGCTGGCAGCTCAAGCCCGCCGGCCTCGAGGGCGTCGTCGAGTTCCCCGGCCGGGTCGCCGACAAGTGGGCGTTCATGTCCGCCTGCCGCGTCGGCGTCGTCCCGTCGCTGGGCTCGGAGGCGGTGTCGCGGGCCGCCCTCGAATGGATGTCCCTGGGACGCCCCGTCGTCGCCTCGAGCGTCGGCGGTCTCCCCGATATCGTCGCGGACGGCGTCACCGGCCTCCTCGTGCCGCCCGGCGACTCCCGGGCGCTCGCCGAGGCCCTCTCGTCGCTCCTGCTCGACCCGGCGAAGGCGGAGGCGCTCGGCCGCGCCGGACGCGCGCGCTGGGAGAGTGAGTTCGGACTGGCCTCTTTTTTCGAGGCGACTCAGCGGATCTACGATGAAGCCACGGCCCATCTACCATCTTGACGGCGAGCCGGGCTTCCGCGGCGGGGAACGCCAGCTCCTCTACCTCGCGGCCGCGCTGCGGGCGCGCGGGCGGGCGAACGTGGTCTGCGCCCGCGCCGGCGGCGAGCTCGAGGCCGAGGCCCGCCGGCAGGGCTTCGAGACGGCCTCCGCGTCCGCGCTCCCTCTCCTCCGGCGCGCCCGCTCCGAGGGCGCGATCATCCACGCCCACACGGGCCATGCCGCCGGCGCGGCCGCCTGGGCGTCCTGGGCCGGCGTGCCCGTCGTCTCCCATCGCCGCGTGGACTTCCCGGTGACCGGCCTCAGCGCGCGCTGGAAGTACGGCGCCGCGGGCAAGGTCGTCTGCGTCTCGAAGGCCATCGCGGACGTCATGAGGACCGCCGGCACGCCCGAAAACAAGCTCGCGGTGATCCCGGACGGCCTGCCCGCGACCGCGGAGGAGAGCAAGTGGGCCTGCGTCGATCCCGCCCGCTTCGCCCCGCCGACGCCCGAGCAGCGCGCGGCCTGCCGCCGCGAGCTCGCCGCCGAGTTCAACCTGCCGCAGGACGCGCTCCTGATCGGCAACCTCGCCGCCTTGGTCCCGCACAAGGACCACGCCGCCCTCCTCGCCGCGGCCGTCATCGTCCTCCTCCAGCGTCCGAAAGTGAAGTTCCTCATCGCCGGGCGCGGCCCCGAGGAGG
Above is a window of Elusimicrobiota bacterium DNA encoding:
- a CDS encoding glycosyltransferase, translated to MKPRPIYHLDGEPGFRGGERQLLYLAAALRARGRANVVCARAGGELEAEARRQGFETASASALPLLRRARSEGAIIHAHTGHAAGAAAWASWAGVPVVSHRRVDFPVTGLSARWKYGAAGKVVCVSKAIADVMRTAGTPENKLAVIPDGLPATAEESKWACVDPARFAPPTPEQRAACRRELAAEFNLPQDALLIGNLAALVPHKDHAALLAAAVIVLLQRPKVKFLIAGRGPEEESLFESIKRMGLLGKVILMGHREDPVPLLKALDVYVQSSWGEGMGSVLIEAAACGVAIAATTAGGIPEVVEDGATGLLVEPRHPEAMANNLIRLIDDAPLRLRLAAEGRARVSRFGLTRMANEMEKIYDSLS
- a CDS encoding glycosyltransferase; its protein translation is MAHYALTLAVEQVRRGHRVEFWGRADSPVLTEARRLGLAVRGWEGGLGGVLTWGSQRREAGAFAPRVINAHTGSAHTTALVLAAKRPCAVVRTRGDARPPKGGALARFVAGRTSAFIAVNRALESAYKSLFPGARVARVAQGIGGPPQAAALPDAPVAGMVARFDKVKGHEILLDAAARLKGSVPGLRVRCAGEGVLLERLRWQLKPAGLEGVVEFPGRVADKWAFMSACRVGVVPSLGSEAVSRAALEWMSLGRPVVASSVGGLPDIVADGVTGLLVPPGDSRALAEALSSLLLDPAKAEALGRAGRARWESEFGLASFFEATQRIYDEATAHLPS